One genomic segment of Danio aesculapii chromosome 15, fDanAes4.1, whole genome shotgun sequence includes these proteins:
- the mfrp gene encoding membrane frizzled-related protein produces the protein MDCEDSAESQSAYENVFCNPAFEPDEDNEDNTRNCQIHIYFKPAKEPAVVNGCVLTVRACLADHRAVFVSAAVLFISTVLCITLILLLRQVETTKEETSPSDTWFGNRVSENLSLSPAALQPTYSPTVPVPGKEPTFTKCGGMLSSAGGTLSSPNHPGVYPPDSHCVWVIRVSPPSLVQIQISSLAIEGPSPCLFDWLEVREKTEKSSAVTRFCGNVAPPTLNTNSSTVLVSFHSDGSIGGNGFIAQYHSILPGQRSCSREEFMCDSGHCLLPVSICDGQPNCQDRSDELNCSHKHKVCGGQITGEYGSLSSPNHPKPYPHQQMCTWEISVDVGQVIRLSFQNFSLEAQDVCEFDYVEVYDGSETAANTALGRYCGSALPPDLTSSGPVLTVVFVADEGVADSGFYAAFQAISLSERTCSPAQFACPTGECLHQDWLCDGWSDCADGADEHHCINSTYPPFTSSCELIQVEMCRGLSYNLTSFPNIWLSLSDQREAASILHKYRVLVDLPCFESFRQLVCGMFLPRCSPQSGVLQLCQSVCSTAELQCSPALSLFSLNWPFNCLLLPDSQDPMECSLP, from the exons ATGGACTGTGAAGATTCAGCCGAGAGTCAAAGTGCATATGAG AATGTTTTCTGCAATCCAGCTTTTGAACCCGATGAAGACAATGAGGACAACACAAGAAACTGTCAGATCCACATATACTTTAAACCCGCTAAAGAGCCAG CTGTAGTAAATGGCTGTGTGCTGACAGTACGAGCGTGTTTGGCTGATCACAGAGCAGTGTTCGTGTCGGCCGCTGTGCTCTTCATCTCCACTGTCCTGTGCATCACGCTCATCCTTCTTCTCAGAC AAGTTGAGACTACTAAAGAAGAGACTTCACCTTCAGACACTTGGTTTGGAAACAGAGTTTCTGAAAACCTCTCTTTGAGTCCAGCTGCCCTCCAACCTACATATAGTCCCACAGTCCCTGTGCCTGGGAAAGAGCCTACATTCACAA AATGTGGTGGCATGTTGAGCAGTGCAGGGGGCACTCTGAGCTCTCCCAATCACCCAGGTGTGTATCCTCCTGACTCTCACTGTGTGTGGGTGATTCGGGTGTCTCCTCCGTCCCTCGTGCAGATCCAGATCTCGTCTCTGGCTATTGAGGGACCTTCGCCCTGCCTGTTTGATTGGCTAGAGGTCAGAGAGAAGACAGAGAAGTCATCTGCTGTCACCAG ATTTTGTGGAAACGTTGCACCACCTACACTGAATACAAACAGCAGTACTGTGCTGGTTTCATTTCACTCTGATGGAAGCATTGGTGGCAATGGGTTCATCGCACAGTACCATTCTATATTACCAGGACAGA GAAGTTGTTCCAGGGAAGAGTTTATGTGTGACAGTGGTCATTGTTTACTGCCAGTTTCCATCTGTGACGGTCAACCAAACTGTCAGGACCGTTCAGATGAGCTCAACTGCAGCCACAAGCACAAAG TGTGTGGAGGACAAATAACAGGAGAATATGGATCATTGTCCAGTCCAAACCACCCAAAGCCTTACCCACATCAACAG ATGTGTACGTGGGAAATATCAGTGGACGTTGGACAAGTTATTCGATTAAGTTTTCAGAATTTCAGTCTGGAAGCGCAGGATGTCTGTGAGTTTGACTATGTGGAGGTTTATGACGGTTCAGAGACAGCCGCCAACACTGCTCTGGGGAG GTACTGTGGGTCAGCGCTGCCTCCTGATCTGACCTCTTCAGGACCTGTGCTGACTGTTGTGTTTGTGGCAGATGAAGGTGTTGCCGACAGTGGCTTTTATGCAGCGTTTCAGGCCATATCTCTGTCAGAAA GAACATGCAGTCCAGCGCAGTTTGCCTGTCCCACCGGCGAGTGTCTCCATCAGGACTGGTTGTGTGATGGATGGAGTGACTGTGCCGACGGTGCAGACGAGCACCACTGCATTAACTCCACCTACCCTCCATTCA CTTCATCTTGTGAGCTCATCCAGGTTGAAATGTGCAGAGGACTGAGCTACAATCTTACATCTTTTCCCAATATCTGGCTGTCTCTGTCGGATCAGAGAGAGGCGGCCTCTATTCTGCACAAGTACAGG GTGCTGGTGGATCTGCCGTGTTTCGAGTCCTTTCGGCAGCTGGTCTGTGGGATGTTTCTGCCCCGCTGTAGTCCTCAGAGCGGCGTCCTGCAGTTGTGTCAGTCTGTCTGCTCCACCGCCGAGCTGCAGTGCAGTCCCGCTCTCAGCCTGTTCAGCTTAAACTGGCCCTTCAACTGCCTCCTCCTGCCCGATTCACAAGACCCCATGGAGTGCTCCCTTCCGTAG